Proteins encoded in a region of the Papio anubis isolate 15944 chromosome 14, Panubis1.0, whole genome shotgun sequence genome:
- the LOC101018389 gene encoding LOW QUALITY PROTEIN: 40S ribosomal protein S2 (The sequence of the model RefSeq protein was modified relative to this genomic sequence to represent the inferred CDS: deleted 1 base in 1 codon), with protein sequence MADDAGAAGGGAAGGPGGPGMGNRGGFRGGFGSGIRGRGRGRGRGRGRGRGARGGKAEDKEWMPVTKLGRLVKDMKIKSLEEIYLFSLPIKGSEIIDFFLGASLKDEVLKIMPVQKQTRAGQRTRFKAFVAIGDYNGHVGLGVKCSKEVATAIRGAIILAKLSIVPVRRGYWGNKIGKPHTVPCKVTGRCGSVLVRLIPAPRGTGIVSAPVPKKLLMMAGIDDCYTSARGCTATLGNFAKATFDAISKTYSYLTPDLWKETVFTKSPYQEFTDHLVKTHTRVSVQRTQAPAVATT encoded by the exons ATGGCGGATGACGCCGGTGcagcggggggg ggggcggccGGAGGCCCTGGTGGCCCTGGGATGGGGAACCGCGGTGGCTTCCGCGGAGGTTTCGGCAGTGGCATCCGGGGCCGGGGTCGCGGCCGTGGACGGGGCCGGGGCCGAGGCCGCGGAGCTCGCGGAGGCAAAGCCGAGGATAAGGAGTGGATGCCCGTTACTAAGCTGGGCCGCTTGGTCAAGGACATGAAGATCAAGTCCCTGGAGGAGATCTACCTCTTCTCTTTGCCCATTAAGGGATCTGAGATCATTGACTTTTTCTTGGGGGCTTCTCTCAAAGACGAGGTTTTGAAGATTATGCCGGTGCAGAAGCAGACCCGTGCTGGCCAGCGCACCAGGTTCAAGGCGTTTGTTGCTATCGGGGACTACAATGGCCACGTCGGCCTGGGTGTTAAGTGCTCCAAGGAGGTGGCCACTGCCATCCGTGGGGCCATCATCCTGGCCAAACTCTCCATTGTCCCAGTGCGCAGAGGCTACTGGGGGAACAAGATCGGCAAGCCCCACACCGTCCCTTGCAAGGTGACAGGCCGCTGCGGCTCTGTGCTCGTGCGCCTCATCCCTGCACCCAGGGGCACTGGCATCGTCTCAGCGCCTGTGCCCAAGAAGCTGCTCATGATGGCTGGTATTGATGACTGCTACACCTCAGCCCGGGGCTGCactgccaccctgggcaacttcGCCAAGGCCACCTTCGACGCCATCTCTAAGACCTACAGCTACCTGACTCCTGACCTCTGGAAGGAGACTGTGTTTACCAAGTCTCCCTATCAGGAATTCACTGACCACCTTGTCAAGACCCACACCAGAGTCTCTGTGCAGCGGACccaggctccagctgtggctacaacatag